Sequence from the Bacillota bacterium genome:
ACTTCAGCAATTACAATCGTGTGCTCTATCGCTGGGATGAAGGCGAAAAAGGCTACCGTCGTTTTATCAACGGCCAACCCCATGTCGACGGGCAGGACAACAGGCAACTCATCGTGCAGAATGTCATCATTCAGTACGTGCCTGCAAGGCTTATTTCCAATGTACACCGGGAATATTCCCTGGTGGGAAACGGGGAAGGGCTGCACGTCAGCAACGGACATTCCCGGAACCTGCAATGGTCAAAGGGTAGCTTTGATACAGAGACCCGTTTTACCCTTGAAGGCGGGCAGCCGCTCAAGATTGCCCCGGGGAATACCTGGATACATATACTCACACCTGAATCCAACACCGTAACGATCGGAACAGGTAAAGAAGAACCGCTCCCCTGAACCGTATCTTTCCTTACTTTTGCATCACCATGAAACGTTCCATGTAATAAAGGAACAGGCGATTGAAATATCCGTTGAAATAGAAATCACTGGCATGGGCGGCCAGAGGCAGATAGATGATCGCACAATCGTTGTTCCCCGCTTCCCTGTACCTCTCCTGGAAAGAAGTCGAGGTCTCGTATGCAACCATGCCATCTTTCATCCCCTGATAGATCAAACAGGGGGGGCTGTCCTTCTCCACGAGCAGTTCCACATCTTTCCACTCGTCTGCTCCCCCCAGCTTCTCGAAGATGAGCTGCTCCTTGTTTGCAGGATAAAAGGGGATAAAACCTTTGATGTCAAGTTCAGGACTGAATAGTTCCTGGTGTTGCCCGCCGGAGATAGCCAGAGCCATGGCCGTTGTAAAGTGCCCGCCGGCAGACCCCCCGGAAATAAACACAGAATCCAGATTGGCGCCATATTCTGCGGCATGTTCCTCCAGATAATAGCTGAAGATGCCCAGGTGGCGTACCATGTCGTCAAGAGAAAATGGGCCGGTCAGATACTCCGGTGCTCCCAGTGATAAAACAGAGAGAGCTGCCTCCGGGATTTCAATTTTGTTCAGAAAACCGATAAAATCATACATTTCATTGAGCATGAGCAGATCGATGCGGTCCGAAAGCCCGTATTCCACATCGAAGACAGTGTAGCCCTGGGAGGCAAGATATTTGTTCATGGGCATCATGTTGAAAACACCCTTGCTCCCGGCTATCCATGCCCCACCGTGAACGCGGATGAGGGTTGAACCCCAACCGGGAAGATCGGGGTTGTCTTCGGCCGGCATGAAAACATCGAAATACAGGCGTATCCCTTCGTCCACCCCCTCCGTACCTTCATAGAAAAGAACGTCTTGCTCGTAAATAAAATCAACCGGTGGTGTTCCAAGAAAATATGCGGGAATGGAGATCTTGCTCGGCAGGAATAGAACTTCGTCCGACGGATCAATTTCCGCGCGCCACCCCTCCCCGAAAGCAGCGGCAAAATTGGCTTCCGCCGCGGTGGAAGCACGTGGAATCGCAAACAACGGGGATAGAAAGATGATAAAAATGGCCAGGCCGGTTATGCCCGTCAGATAACGCAGCCCGCTCGGTGTCTTCTTGTAAATTTTCAATATCAACAACGCCAGAGTGAAAAAATAAAAGGCCCAGAATATGCCAAACTGACAGACGAGGATCTGGGTCATGCCGAAATAGCAAGTCAGCAAAACATACGCCAGGAAGAACGAGGGAAGATACAGGATGTAGATCAGCAGCAGGAGAATCTTCTTCAGGAATGGGGTTTTCTGATCTATCTCCTCCAACGAAAAACGCTTCCTGATGGGAAAATCATCGGAAATCCCGGCCAGGGTCATGAGCAGATGGATGATCCCGAAGCCCAGAATACCGAAAAATGATGGGTAGACTGCAAGGAGCATGGTACGGTTGAAATCCACATTGTCAAGCGTGTTGGTTGCCTGCAGGTTACCGAACCAGATTCCCAGTATGGCCACGAAGAAAAAAAGCAGATAGAATGTCCCGAAGGCATTCAGCTTGCCGCTTGCACCCCACAGATTGTTCAGATAGACAACCAGAATGTTGGTCGTGAAAGCCAGCAGGATCAGAACACCAAAGAAATTCAAAAAAGGAGCCTTCCCCGGCATGGCAACATAAATGATCCCGTAAATTAAAGAAACCAGGCTCAAAAAAAGAGCAAATACAGTGATTCCTC
This genomic interval carries:
- a CDS encoding alpha/beta hydrolase; the protein is MLEKKNVLRGITVFALFLSLVSLIYGIIYVAMPGKAPFLNFFGVLILLAFTTNILVVYLNNLWGASGKLNAFGTFYLLFFFVAILGIWFGNLQATNTLDNVDFNRTMLLAVYPSFFGILGFGIIHLLMTLAGISDDFPIRKRFSLEEIDQKTPFLKKILLLLIYILYLPSFFLAYVLLTCYFGMTQILVCQFGIFWAFYFFTLALLILKIYKKTPSGLRYLTGITGLAIFIIFLSPLFAIPRASTAAEANFAAAFGEGWRAEIDPSDEVLFLPSKISIPAYFLGTPPVDFIYEQDVLFYEGTEGVDEGIRLYFDVFMPAEDNPDLPGWGSTLIRVHGGAWIAGSKGVFNMMPMNKYLASQGYTVFDVEYGLSDRIDLLMLNEMYDFIGFLNKIEIPEAALSVLSLGAPEYLTGPFSLDDMVRHLGIFSYYLEEHAAEYGANLDSVFISGGSAGGHFTTAMALAISGGQHQELFSPELDIKGFIPFYPANKEQLIFEKLGGADEWKDVELLVEKDSPPCLIYQGMKDGMVAYETSTSFQERYREAGNNDCAIIYLPLAAHASDFYFNGYFNRLFLYYMERFMVMQK